DNA sequence from the Oceanipulchritudo coccoides genome:
GTCACTTTACCATCCTTGCCGACGACAAAAGCGCTGCGCTTGGCCACGCCTTTCAGACCGAGAAGGTCCGCGTAAAGCACATCGTAGGCTGTGGCGACTTCCTTGTTAAAATCTGAAAGCAGCGGAATGGTGATGCCCGTGGACTTGGCAAATGCCTCCTGGGCGAAAGGGCTGTCGACACTGATTGCCCAGACGTCGGCATCCAGATCACTGTATTGATCCAATCCAGCGGAGACCGAACACAATTCCTTCTGGCAGACGCTGGTAAAGGCGAGAGGGAAAAACAGAAGCACGGTCTGCTTCTTTCCTGCATTATCCTTGAGGGAAACGTCGTTGAGCCCGTCGGCAGTCTTCTGCTTCAAGGTAAATTCGGGAGCGATGCTGTTTACTGATATGGCCATTGTTCAATTGATTGATGATGAATAGTTGAAATCAACACTTTGCAAAGCGATTGTCGCAATGCAAACCCCGCGGCGTATTTTTTGAGTAATTTGCCCC
Encoded proteins:
- a CDS encoding redoxin domain-containing protein, with amino-acid sequence MAISVNSIAPEFTLKQKTADGLNDVSLKDNAGKKQTVLLFFPLAFTSVCQKELCSVSAGLDQYSDLDADVWAISVDSPFAQEAFAKSTGITIPLLSDFNKEVATAYDVLYADLLGLKGVAKRSAFVVGKDGKVTYSWSSDDPKQLPPFDEIQAVLR